A stretch of the Thiomicrorhabdus xiamenensis genome encodes the following:
- the glmS gene encoding glutamine--fructose-6-phosphate transaminase (isomerizing), which produces MCGIVGGVTERNLTPILLEGLRRLEYRGYDSSGIALISSEGAIERVRSLGKIRQLNDKIERTEHPFQGQIGIAHTRWATHGVPAEQNAHPHICNNRVAVVHNGIIENFADLKEKQIEQGYRFTSETDTEVVAHCLDSELDNANGDLLKAVQATVEHLDGAYALGVIAIDQPDLLVATRCGSPLVIGVGIGEYFIASDVSALLPVTQQFIFLDEGDVASIRRDQLQIFDKDGEPVERSIVTSSLSSHSVELGEHRHYMHKEIFEQPQAVIDTLQGRITDSSVLVSAFGHRAESIFAEIENIQIIACGTSYHAGMVARYWFEDILGLPCSVEVASEFRYRHPVIRNKTLLVTISQSGETADTLAALREAKQQFPGIASLTICNAPESSLTRESNLVFLTHAGPEIGVASTKAFTTQLVALALLMTAIGQVQKRLTEQREKTIVHGLQKLPTLIQNALKHEETIKQIALSFADKTSALFLGRGTMFPIAMEGALKLKEISYIHAEAYPAGELKHGPLALIDEQIPVVAIAPKDELLEKLKSNLQEVKARGGQMIVFEDEGSCVSSDNDNFHVVKATTNVGRITAPITFNIPLQLLSYHVALIKGTDVDQPRNLAKSVTVE; this is translated from the coding sequence ATGTGCGGAATTGTTGGGGGAGTCACGGAAAGGAATCTGACTCCTATTTTACTTGAGGGTTTACGTCGTCTTGAATATCGTGGCTATGACTCGTCCGGTATTGCCTTAATCAGTTCGGAGGGAGCAATCGAGCGAGTGCGTTCACTGGGCAAAATTCGACAGTTAAATGATAAGATCGAACGCACGGAACATCCGTTTCAAGGACAAATCGGCATCGCGCATACCCGTTGGGCAACTCATGGAGTACCGGCTGAGCAGAACGCACACCCGCATATCTGTAACAATCGCGTTGCCGTGGTTCATAACGGTATTATTGAAAATTTTGCCGATCTGAAAGAAAAGCAGATTGAACAGGGGTATCGCTTTACCTCGGAAACCGATACCGAAGTGGTTGCCCATTGTCTGGATTCCGAATTGGATAACGCTAACGGCGACTTGCTTAAAGCCGTGCAAGCCACGGTGGAACATCTGGACGGTGCTTACGCTTTGGGCGTAATCGCCATCGACCAGCCCGATCTGTTAGTGGCGACCCGTTGTGGCAGCCCTTTAGTGATCGGCGTTGGAATCGGCGAATATTTTATCGCCTCGGATGTCTCCGCACTTCTACCGGTGACGCAGCAATTTATTTTCTTGGATGAAGGGGATGTTGCCAGCATCCGCCGCGATCAGCTGCAGATTTTCGACAAAGACGGCGAACCGGTTGAACGTTCGATTGTTACCTCCAGTTTAAGCAGCCACTCTGTCGAGCTTGGCGAGCACCGGCACTATATGCACAAAGAGATTTTCGAGCAGCCGCAGGCGGTTATCGATACTTTGCAGGGGCGTATAACGGATTCTTCGGTTCTGGTTTCCGCATTCGGTCATCGCGCGGAAAGCATTTTTGCCGAGATCGAGAATATTCAAATCATCGCCTGCGGTACCAGTTATCATGCCGGAATGGTGGCGAGATACTGGTTTGAAGATATCCTCGGGCTGCCTTGTTCGGTTGAAGTTGCTAGCGAATTCCGTTATCGCCATCCAGTGATCCGGAATAAAACGTTGCTGGTTACAATCAGTCAGTCCGGTGAAACGGCGGATACTCTGGCTGCTTTAAGAGAGGCTAAACAGCAGTTTCCGGGAATCGCTTCCCTGACCATCTGTAATGCGCCGGAGTCAAGTTTGACGCGTGAGTCGAATCTGGTTTTCCTGACGCATGCCGGTCCGGAAATCGGTGTGGCATCGACTAAGGCGTTTACCACCCAATTAGTAGCGCTGGCGCTGTTAATGACGGCTATCGGTCAGGTACAGAAGCGCTTAACGGAACAACGTGAAAAAACGATTGTTCATGGGCTGCAAAAGCTACCGACGCTGATTCAGAATGCGCTTAAGCATGAAGAGACAATCAAGCAGATTGCGCTCTCCTTCGCAGATAAAACCAGTGCTCTGTTTCTCGGGCGTGGAACCATGTTCCCGATTGCCATGGAAGGGGCACTCAAGCTTAAAGAGATCAGCTACATTCATGCTGAAGCCTATCCGGCAGGCGAGTTGAAGCACGGCCCTCTGGCGTTGATCGACGAGCAGATTCCGGTAGTCGCCATTGCTCCGAAGGACGAGTTACTTGAGAAATTGAAATCCAATCTTCAGGAAGTTAAGGCGCGTGGCGGTCAGATGATCGTTTTTGAAGACGAAGGTTCTTGTGTCAGTAGCGATAATGATAACTTTCATGTCGTCAAGGCAACCACCAATGTCGGACGAATTACCGCGCCGATCACCTTTAATATCCCGCTGCAACTATTGAGTTATCATGTTGCGCTGATTAAGGGAACCGACGTTGATCAGCCGCGTAATCTGGCTAAATCGGTAACAGTTGAGTAA
- a CDS encoding glycogen/starch/alpha-glucan phosphorylase — MPTEIEAKRLEVISDMLPHIGMNKDAIEADFLKYLCHTLGRQLTSEDYYLFKALSYATRDRLMTHWKRTWAAYNHNGKLKKAYYLSMEFLIGRSLTNNLLNLGIESATEKAIYDLGLDFEEIEHTERDAGLGNGGLGRLAACFMDSCATLKLPVMGYGLRYEYGMFRQIIQNGYQVEQPDHWLGFGPHPWEIQRAEYTQVVKFGGESREYIDPVSGNLIAHWEHADVVLAIPYDVPIPGFKNETVNTLRLWWAMAKEGFDLSEFNAGSYHEAVAKKSEAENITKVLYPNDSSENGKELRLKQQYFLVSASLQDVLTQWTEKYGSDFSDFAEYNAFQLNDTHPSLAVVELMRLLVDKERMGWDEAWRITTQTMAYTNHTLLPEALEKWPRELFQKLLPRPLDIIYEINRRFLTEVAMKWPADTERQRRMSIVDENDNICMAYLAIVGSHSVNGVAELHSNLLKEGLFNDFYQLWPEKFNNKTNGVTQRRWLAGCNPDMRALLKEHIGENWITHLEDLQQIEPLAEDAMFRKRWHEVKQKNKKRLADLVLEETGVNLPLESMFDVQVKRIHEYKRQLLNVLHVIHLYSRIKRGQIDNWTNRAVLFGGKAAPGYAMAKLIIKLINNVADVVNRDPDVGDKLKVAFFPNYRVSAMEVICPGTDLSEQISTAGKEASGTGNMKFMMNGALTIGTLDGANVEILETVGEENFFLFGLKTPEVEELRRYYNPQIFIDQSNDLQAVMGLLESGHFNQFEPGIFDPIIRSMKSSQDPWMTLADFQSYISVQEQAAHAYQDRESWVRKSIVNTARSGIFSTDRTMQQYNDEIWGLTPIDTGSVDIAC; from the coding sequence ATGCCAACGGAAATCGAAGCCAAAAGACTGGAAGTGATCAGCGATATGTTGCCTCATATCGGCATGAACAAAGACGCGATCGAAGCGGACTTTTTGAAGTACTTATGCCATACCTTGGGAAGACAGCTGACGTCCGAGGACTACTATCTTTTTAAAGCGCTTTCCTATGCAACGCGTGATCGCTTGATGACGCATTGGAAACGAACCTGGGCCGCATACAATCATAATGGAAAACTCAAAAAAGCTTACTACCTCTCAATGGAGTTTTTGATCGGCCGTTCACTGACAAATAATCTATTGAATTTAGGTATCGAGAGCGCGACGGAAAAAGCGATTTACGATCTTGGTCTGGATTTCGAAGAGATTGAGCATACCGAACGCGATGCGGGTCTGGGCAACGGCGGTCTGGGGCGTCTGGCGGCCTGTTTTATGGACAGTTGCGCGACGTTGAAACTACCGGTTATGGGGTACGGTCTCCGTTATGAATACGGGATGTTCCGGCAAATAATCCAGAACGGCTATCAGGTTGAACAGCCCGATCACTGGTTGGGTTTCGGCCCCCATCCATGGGAGATTCAGCGGGCGGAATATACGCAAGTCGTCAAGTTCGGCGGGGAATCGCGAGAGTATATTGATCCGGTTTCCGGTAATCTGATTGCGCACTGGGAACATGCCGATGTGGTTTTGGCGATTCCGTATGATGTCCCTATTCCCGGTTTTAAAAACGAGACGGTCAATACTCTGCGATTGTGGTGGGCGATGGCTAAGGAAGGGTTTGACCTGTCCGAATTCAATGCCGGCTCGTATCACGAAGCGGTCGCGAAGAAATCGGAAGCGGAGAATATCACCAAGGTCTTGTACCCGAACGATTCGAGCGAAAACGGTAAGGAATTGCGTCTCAAACAGCAGTATTTTCTGGTATCCGCATCCCTTCAGGATGTGCTGACACAATGGACGGAAAAATACGGTTCCGATTTCAGTGATTTTGCTGAATATAACGCTTTCCAGTTAAATGATACGCATCCTAGCTTGGCGGTAGTCGAACTCATGCGACTTCTGGTCGATAAAGAGCGTATGGGATGGGACGAAGCGTGGCGCATTACGACGCAGACCATGGCTTATACCAACCATACGTTGCTGCCGGAAGCGCTGGAAAAATGGCCGCGAGAACTGTTTCAGAAATTGTTGCCCCGGCCGCTGGATATCATTTACGAGATCAACCGTCGTTTCCTGACCGAAGTTGCCATGAAGTGGCCTGCGGATACGGAACGACAGCGTCGAATGTCGATTGTCGACGAGAATGACAATATCTGTATGGCGTATCTGGCTATTGTCGGCAGCCACTCGGTTAACGGCGTGGCCGAATTGCATTCCAATCTTCTTAAAGAAGGGCTGTTCAATGATTTCTATCAGCTGTGGCCGGAGAAGTTCAACAATAAAACCAATGGTGTAACCCAGCGTCGCTGGTTGGCGGGATGCAACCCGGATATGCGCGCGTTGCTGAAAGAGCATATTGGCGAAAACTGGATTACGCATTTGGAGGATTTGCAACAGATCGAGCCTTTGGCTGAGGATGCAATGTTCCGTAAACGCTGGCATGAAGTAAAGCAGAAGAACAAAAAGCGTCTGGCAGATCTGGTTTTGGAAGAAACCGGCGTAAACTTGCCTTTGGAGTCAATGTTCGATGTTCAGGTCAAGCGTATTCATGAATATAAGCGCCAATTATTGAATGTGTTGCATGTCATTCATCTGTATTCGCGCATCAAGCGGGGTCAAATCGATAACTGGACCAATCGCGCAGTACTTTTCGGCGGTAAGGCGGCTCCGGGTTATGCCATGGCAAAATTGATTATCAAGTTGATCAATAATGTCGCCGATGTGGTGAATCGAGATCCGGATGTCGGTGATAAACTTAAGGTGGCCTTCTTTCCGAATTACCGGGTCTCGGCGATGGAGGTTATCTGCCCGGGGACGGATCTCTCTGAGCAGATTTCGACAGCCGGTAAAGAGGCATCCGGTACCGGGAATATGAAGTTTATGATGAACGGCGCTTTAACCATCGGTACCTTGGATGGCGCCAATGTCGAGATTCTGGAAACGGTCGGCGAAGAAAATTTTTTCCTTTTCGGTTTGAAAACTCCCGAAGTGGAAGAACTGCGTCGCTATTACAATCCGCAGATCTTTATTGATCAGAGCAACGATCTGCAGGCGGTGATGGGGCTGCTTGAATCCGGTCATTTCAATCAGTTTGAGCCGGGGATTTTTGATCCGATTATTCGTTCGATGAAATCTTCGCAAGATCCATGGATGACCTTGGCGGATTTCCAAAGTTATATTTCCGTTCAGGAACAGGCGGCACACGCCTATCAGGATCGTGAAAGCTGGGTGCGTAAAAGTATCGTTAATACCGCGCGCAGTGGTATCTTTTCGACCGATCGCACCATGCAGCAGTATAACGACGAGATTTGGGGGTTAACGCCGATCGATACCGGTTCGGTTGATATTGCCTGTTAG
- the glgA gene encoding glycogen synthase GlgA, producing MKILFATSEAHPLIKTGGLADVSGSLPNALKKLKHQVRMVLPAYHDVMEKLPDKSYRQVASFKIGGCGKQLDVRILQLKAGAFDSIEVPVWLVDIPALFGRAGNPYLAEDGTDWWDNGERFGVFSKVITELAMDRCNLKWAADVVHLNDWQTGLAAGLLSVEIHRPKTIFTIHNMAYPGNFPKQLFDGLGLPNNLWSMHGVEFWGHFSMLKAGVAYADWITTVSPTYARQICTYEYAYGFEGILQERAEQGRLVGILNGIDEHVWNPHSDPLIPYRYSEKKGRTSAKRKNKAELLKTFCALHPDQSLPDENHFDEWLDRPLIGFVGRLVAQKGIDLVLSVLPEILATTDANFAFIGSGDKHFEAELCRIARDFPKRVWCHIGYSEELAHLVEAGTDMFLMPSRFEPCGLNQMYSLAYGTPPIVHHTGGLADTVVNANEDALKSGEATGFVFYEPSRHALLSTIQHALYLFTNKKRRWQQIQKQGMLQTFDWKESAKQYESLYKEIV from the coding sequence ATGAAAATTTTATTTGCCACTTCGGAAGCGCATCCTTTAATTAAAACCGGCGGTCTGGCGGATGTCAGCGGCAGTTTGCCCAACGCCTTGAAAAAGCTTAAACATCAGGTTCGCATGGTGCTTCCTGCCTATCACGATGTGATGGAAAAACTGCCGGACAAGTCCTATCGTCAGGTTGCCAGTTTCAAGATCGGTGGGTGCGGCAAACAGTTGGATGTCCGTATTCTGCAATTAAAAGCCGGTGCTTTTGATTCGATAGAGGTTCCGGTCTGGTTGGTGGATATTCCTGCACTCTTCGGTCGTGCCGGGAATCCTTATCTGGCCGAGGATGGAACTGATTGGTGGGATAACGGCGAACGCTTCGGTGTGTTTTCCAAGGTGATTACTGAATTGGCAATGGATCGTTGCAATCTTAAGTGGGCGGCTGATGTGGTTCACCTCAACGATTGGCAGACGGGGTTGGCCGCGGGTTTACTGAGTGTCGAAATCCATCGCCCGAAAACGATTTTTACCATCCATAATATGGCTTACCCGGGCAACTTTCCGAAGCAGTTGTTTGATGGATTAGGATTGCCCAACAATCTGTGGTCAATGCACGGTGTGGAGTTTTGGGGGCATTTTTCGATGCTGAAAGCCGGTGTCGCCTATGCCGATTGGATCACGACGGTCAGCCCGACATACGCGCGGCAAATCTGCACCTATGAGTACGCGTACGGATTTGAAGGGATTCTTCAGGAAAGAGCCGAACAGGGCCGTCTGGTCGGTATTCTTAACGGAATTGACGAGCATGTCTGGAATCCGCACAGCGATCCATTGATTCCTTACCGCTATTCCGAGAAGAAAGGACGCACCAGCGCCAAAAGAAAAAACAAAGCGGAACTTTTAAAGACCTTTTGCGCTCTGCATCCGGATCAGTCATTGCCGGATGAAAACCATTTTGATGAATGGCTGGACAGACCGCTAATCGGTTTCGTCGGTCGGCTGGTAGCGCAGAAAGGAATCGATCTAGTGCTGTCTGTGCTGCCGGAAATATTGGCCACAACGGATGCCAATTTTGCTTTTATCGGTTCGGGAGATAAACATTTTGAAGCGGAGCTATGCCGCATTGCACGGGATTTTCCGAAAAGAGTCTGGTGTCATATCGGTTATTCGGAAGAGTTGGCACATCTGGTCGAAGCCGGAACAGATATGTTCCTGATGCCGTCTCGTTTCGAACCTTGCGGTTTGAATCAGATGTATAGTCTGGCTTACGGAACGCCTCCAATTGTCCATCATACCGGAGGTCTTGCCGATACCGTGGTGAATGCGAACGAGGATGCATTGAAATCCGGAGAGGCGACCGGTTTCGTCTTTTATGAGCCCAGCCGACATGCCCTTCTTTCGACCATTCAGCATGCGCTTTATCTGTTCACGAACAAGAAACGTCGCTGGCAACAGATTCAAAAGCAGGGGATGCTACAGACGTTCGACTGGAAAGAAAGTGCCAAACAGTATGAATCCCTTTATAAGGAGATAGTCTGA
- the glgB gene encoding 1,4-alpha-glucan branching protein GlgB, giving the protein MPNSFQAAEPLDRLIPEVKDHVNRLQQGRHHDPYDFLGVHKIHAVQAGSSQQWVICEWLPTAERARVKLLQEDFIDLLRYPDSDLFYALLNEEQFHQLPQHYEVQWCEGNGEWHKAESPYTFLPQIGELDLHLFSEGRHWHLYEVLGARVMEVDGISGVRFAVWAPSAERVSVVGDFNGWHGLRHTMRVLGGSGVWEIFIPRLQLGDLYKFEIRNRDSGQVMVKTDPYAQSMEIRPATACRITESDYRWQDQSWMQARGHSDWHKAPINIYEVHLGSWQKDDDGNFLNYREIAHRLVEYVQWMGYTHIELLPVSEHPLDQSWGYQTTGYFAPTSRFGTPDDFRYFVDHCHQNQIGVFLDWVPAHFPKDSFALGRFDGSALYEHEDPRMGEHQDWGTYIFNFGRNEVRNFLIANALYWVKELHIDGLRVDAVASMLYLDYSRNDGDWLPNKYGGRENLDAIEFLQTMNAEVHAQAPGVLVMAEESTSWPMVSRPTWMGGLGFSMKWNMGWMNDTLSYIEKEPVFRSYHHSELTFSQMYAYSENFILPLSHDEVVHLKGSLIGKMPGDDWQKAANVRLLLGYQMLHPGKKLLFMGSEFAQWGEWSESHSLDWYLCDHPLNRGVQLFSREMNRLYKEHSALHQRDFESDGFSWIDCHDYQQSVLSFMRHSDDETVICLFNFTPVPRENYRIGVPEAGEYLELINSDAECFGGGNLGNGGHLPAQEGDWMNQPFHLDLTLPPLGVLVLKRKD; this is encoded by the coding sequence ATGCCAAATAGCTTTCAGGCTGCCGAACCGTTGGATCGTCTAATTCCAGAAGTCAAAGATCATGTTAATCGTCTGCAACAAGGGCGTCATCATGATCCTTACGATTTTCTGGGGGTTCACAAAATTCATGCCGTACAAGCTGGTTCTTCCCAACAGTGGGTTATCTGCGAATGGCTGCCGACGGCAGAAAGAGCAAGAGTGAAACTGCTGCAAGAGGATTTTATCGATCTGCTCCGCTACCCAGACAGTGATCTGTTTTATGCTCTGTTGAACGAGGAGCAATTCCATCAACTGCCGCAGCATTACGAGGTTCAATGGTGCGAAGGCAATGGCGAGTGGCATAAGGCGGAATCCCCTTATACTTTTTTACCGCAGATTGGCGAGTTGGATCTGCATCTGTTTTCCGAAGGGCGTCATTGGCATCTGTATGAAGTTCTCGGCGCACGGGTTATGGAAGTCGACGGCATATCCGGTGTACGTTTCGCGGTTTGGGCTCCATCGGCCGAGCGTGTTTCGGTCGTTGGCGACTTTAACGGCTGGCATGGCTTGCGTCATACAATGAGAGTGCTGGGTGGTTCAGGTGTTTGGGAAATCTTTATTCCGCGATTGCAGCTGGGCGATTTGTATAAATTCGAGATCCGTAACCGCGATAGCGGTCAGGTGATGGTCAAAACCGATCCTTACGCGCAATCGATGGAGATTCGTCCTGCGACCGCATGCCGGATTACCGAATCGGATTATCGCTGGCAAGACCAGAGTTGGATGCAGGCGCGCGGGCATTCCGACTGGCATAAGGCACCGATCAATATTTATGAAGTGCATTTGGGTTCCTGGCAAAAAGACGATGACGGGAATTTTCTCAATTATCGGGAGATCGCGCACCGTCTGGTCGAATACGTTCAGTGGATGGGTTATACCCATATTGAACTCTTGCCCGTCTCAGAACATCCGCTTGACCAGTCATGGGGCTATCAGACGACCGGCTATTTCGCTCCGACAAGCCGCTTCGGAACGCCGGACGATTTCCGTTATTTTGTTGACCACTGTCACCAGAATCAGATTGGCGTTTTTCTCGATTGGGTTCCGGCACACTTTCCAAAAGACAGTTTTGCATTGGGGCGTTTTGACGGTTCTGCGTTGTATGAGCATGAAGATCCTCGTATGGGTGAGCATCAGGATTGGGGGACCTATATTTTCAACTTCGGACGCAATGAAGTCCGAAATTTCCTGATTGCGAATGCGCTCTATTGGGTTAAGGAGTTGCATATCGACGGTCTGCGGGTTGATGCGGTTGCGTCCATGCTTTATCTGGACTATTCGCGAAATGACGGTGACTGGCTGCCGAACAAATATGGCGGTCGGGAAAATTTGGACGCCATTGAATTTTTGCAGACGATGAATGCCGAAGTCCATGCTCAGGCTCCGGGCGTATTGGTTATGGCCGAAGAATCGACTTCCTGGCCGATGGTGTCGCGTCCAACCTGGATGGGCGGACTCGGGTTCTCGATGAAATGGAATATGGGTTGGATGAACGACACGTTGTCCTATATTGAGAAAGAGCCGGTTTTCCGCTCCTATCATCACAGTGAACTGACATTCAGTCAGATGTATGCCTATTCGGAAAATTTCATTCTTCCTTTGTCGCACGACGAAGTGGTGCATCTGAAGGGATCTCTGATCGGCAAGATGCCGGGCGATGATTGGCAAAAAGCGGCAAATGTACGACTGCTATTGGGATATCAGATGCTGCACCCGGGTAAAAAACTGCTCTTTATGGGATCGGAGTTCGCCCAATGGGGAGAGTGGTCCGAGTCGCATTCTCTGGACTGGTATTTGTGTGATCATCCTTTAAACCGGGGCGTTCAGTTGTTCAGCAGGGAAATGAATCGCCTGTATAAGGAGCATAGCGCCTTGCACCAGAGAGACTTTGAAAGCGATGGTTTCAGCTGGATTGATTGTCACGACTACCAGCAGTCGGTTTTGAGTTTTATGCGTCACAGTGATGACGAGACTGTAATCTGCCTTTTCAATTTCACGCCGGTTCCTCGCGAAAATTATCGTATCGGTGTTCCGGAGGCGGGCGAGTATCTGGAATTGATTAATTCGGATGCGGAATGTTTCGGGGGCGGAAATCTCGGCAATGGCGGCCACCTTCCGGCGCAGGAGGGCGATTGGATGAATCAACCCTTCCATCTGGATTTAACCCTGCCGCCTTTGGGTGTACTGGTCTTAAAAAGAAAAGATTAA
- the malQ gene encoding 4-alpha-glucanotransferase, with amino-acid sequence MKKLIDRAEPSDPPLRQAGVLLHITSLPNAAGKLGQLNSEAWRFLDWIQESGLSIWQTLPLNHPHADLSPYSALSAFAFNPAFLPDDWMQYLNAERYAEFLQNEPHWLQDYALFVTIREQLQGASWVNWPEGLKRRDPESLKRFSRQHQGRIEQLKQQQCVLDYLWQKLKSDANQRGIQLFGDMPIFVALDSADVWSNTGEFLLDESLMPKVVAGVPPDYFSETGQRWGNPHYDWDAMQKDGFSWWIRRIEHALRQFDLLRIDHFRGLQACWQIDAKEETAINGHWKEVPGEALLEKLQQEFPHLPLIAEDLGVITEEVVELKEKFDLPGMSVLQFGFNGLPDNPHALDEQVVNSVAYTGTHDNDTTIGWFETLDEGGKAWVWQQLEEHCGSLLEKSGLENAMPWPLIVAAFASVAQRVIVPMQDFLMLDSKHRMNVPGVAEGNWRWQFDWSQLSKETSKEIAVLVALTDRGDSA; translated from the coding sequence GTGAAAAAGTTGATTGATAGAGCCGAGCCGTCCGATCCACCACTACGCCAAGCCGGCGTTTTATTACATATTACCTCCTTGCCGAATGCGGCGGGAAAACTGGGACAATTGAATTCCGAAGCGTGGCGTTTTCTGGATTGGATTCAGGAATCCGGTCTCAGTATCTGGCAGACGTTGCCACTGAATCATCCGCATGCCGACCTGTCGCCTTATTCGGCCTTATCGGCCTTTGCGTTTAATCCGGCTTTTTTGCCGGACGATTGGATGCAGTATCTCAACGCCGAACGTTATGCCGAATTTTTGCAGAATGAACCGCACTGGTTACAGGACTATGCGCTTTTTGTAACGATTCGCGAGCAATTGCAGGGAGCCAGTTGGGTGAACTGGCCTGAAGGACTCAAACGACGCGATCCGGAGAGTTTGAAGCGTTTTAGCAGGCAGCATCAGGGACGAATCGAACAACTGAAGCAACAGCAGTGCGTACTCGATTATTTATGGCAGAAACTCAAGAGTGACGCCAATCAGAGAGGTATTCAGCTGTTCGGTGACATGCCGATTTTTGTTGCTTTGGACAGTGCGGATGTCTGGTCGAATACCGGAGAGTTTCTATTGGATGAGTCGCTGATGCCGAAAGTGGTCGCCGGCGTGCCGCCGGATTATTTTTCCGAAACCGGCCAGCGTTGGGGAAATCCCCATTATGACTGGGATGCGATGCAGAAAGACGGTTTCTCCTGGTGGATAAGGCGAATCGAACATGCCTTGCGACAGTTTGATCTTCTGCGTATCGATCATTTCAGAGGCCTGCAGGCGTGCTGGCAGATTGACGCAAAGGAAGAGACCGCGATTAATGGTCACTGGAAAGAGGTTCCGGGCGAAGCGCTTCTAGAGAAGTTGCAGCAGGAGTTTCCACATTTACCCTTAATCGCCGAAGATCTCGGGGTCATTACCGAAGAGGTGGTTGAGCTCAAGGAGAAATTCGATCTACCGGGCATGTCGGTATTGCAGTTCGGTTTTAACGGTCTGCCTGATAATCCGCATGCGCTGGATGAGCAGGTCGTCAATTCGGTGGCCTATACCGGGACACACGACAACGATACGACCATCGGCTGGTTTGAGACGCTCGACGAAGGCGGTAAGGCTTGGGTGTGGCAGCAGCTTGAAGAACACTGCGGATCGCTTTTGGAAAAATCCGGTCTGGAAAACGCTATGCCATGGCCGTTAATCGTCGCCGCTTTTGCTTCGGTCGCTCAAAGAGTCATTGTTCCGATGCAGGATTTTCTAATGCTGGATTCTAAACACCGGATGAATGTTCCGGGCGTCGCCGAGGGAAATTGGCGCTGGCAGTTTGATTGGTCCCAGCTTTCGAAAGAAACGTCTAAGGAAATTGCTGTTTTAGTTGCCTTGACCGATCGCGGTGACAGTGCGTGA